The Citrifermentans bemidjiense Bem genome window below encodes:
- the hslO gene encoding Hsp33 family molecular chaperone HslO: MTDYLVRAIAKSGSVRALACVTTATVGAICKRHDTLPTATAALGRGITAGALMGALLKTGQRVAMRFEGNGPLKKIVIEADANGSVRGYVGDPKVHLLRPDGALDVNNALGRAGFLTVAKDLGLKEPYRGTVQLYTSGIAEDLALYLVESEQIPSAVGIAEFIEQDGTVAAAGGFLIQAVPPVDPLVIEELMTRIEQLPPLSELLHKGGNPEQILEQLLAGIPYDILEKRNIAFACSCSRERIERVLLSMGKKELSSMKKDQHGSEVTCEFCGEHYLFDEADLDRIIAEIAKQEG; the protein is encoded by the coding sequence ATGACCGATTATCTAGTTCGTGCGATTGCCAAATCGGGGAGCGTCAGGGCCCTTGCCTGTGTCACCACGGCAACCGTCGGCGCGATATGCAAACGCCACGATACCTTACCCACCGCTACGGCCGCGCTGGGAAGAGGGATAACGGCAGGTGCTCTCATGGGGGCCCTCTTGAAGACCGGGCAGCGGGTCGCCATGCGTTTCGAGGGGAACGGCCCCCTCAAGAAGATCGTCATCGAAGCCGACGCTAACGGCAGCGTCCGAGGTTACGTCGGAGACCCGAAGGTCCACCTGCTGCGTCCGGACGGGGCATTGGACGTGAACAACGCGCTGGGGCGCGCCGGCTTTCTCACCGTCGCCAAGGATCTCGGGCTCAAAGAGCCGTATCGCGGCACCGTGCAGCTCTATACCAGCGGCATCGCCGAGGACCTGGCCCTCTACCTGGTGGAAAGCGAGCAGATACCGTCCGCAGTAGGCATCGCCGAGTTCATCGAGCAGGACGGCACCGTAGCCGCAGCCGGGGGATTCCTGATCCAGGCAGTGCCGCCGGTCGACCCACTGGTGATCGAGGAGCTGATGACGCGGATAGAGCAACTGCCGCCCTTAAGCGAGTTGCTGCACAAAGGAGGCAATCCCGAGCAGATTCTGGAGCAGCTTCTTGCCGGCATCCCCTACGACATCCTGGAGAAGAGGAACATAGCGTTTGCCTGCAGTTGCAGCCGCGAGCGGATTGAGCGCGTCCTTCTCTCCATGGGGAAGAAAGAACTGAGTTCCATGAAGAAAGATCAGCACGGAAGCGAAGTGACCTGCGAGTTCTGCGGCGAGCATTACCTTTTCGACGAGGCCGACCTCGACCGGATCATAGCCGAGATCGCAAAGCAGGAAGGTTAG
- a CDS encoding cyclase family protein codes for MRIHDITVSLSSDLPIYPGDPGITIEPFSRISQGDSANVSRISMGSHSGTHLDAPFHFDDAGTTVDEIALETVIGKALVLEILGTKEIGRQELEKFRIEGEERLLLKTDNSKLWQQKGFSEEYAALTKDGAQYLRDAGVRLVGIDYLSIEGFHGEGDVHRTLLEDGILVIEGLNLEGIKAGHYQLICLPLKLKGGDGAPVRALLIGGSDSATEPEFDPHTSKWPLA; via the coding sequence ATGCGAATCCACGACATTACCGTTTCCCTCTCCAGCGATCTTCCCATCTACCCAGGCGACCCCGGCATCACCATCGAACCCTTCAGCCGCATCTCCCAAGGCGATTCCGCCAACGTCTCCCGCATCAGCATGGGAAGCCACAGCGGCACCCATCTCGACGCGCCGTTCCATTTCGACGACGCCGGAACCACGGTCGACGAGATCGCACTGGAAACCGTGATCGGCAAGGCGCTGGTGCTGGAGATCCTCGGCACCAAGGAAATCGGGCGTCAGGAACTGGAGAAGTTTCGCATCGAGGGGGAAGAGCGGCTGCTGCTGAAGACGGACAACTCGAAGCTCTGGCAGCAAAAGGGATTTTCCGAAGAGTACGCCGCCCTCACCAAAGACGGCGCGCAGTACCTGCGGGACGCAGGGGTGAGGCTCGTAGGGATAGACTATCTCTCCATCGAAGGGTTCCATGGCGAGGGGGACGTACACCGCACCTTGCTGGAAGACGGCATACTGGTAATCGAGGGGTTGAACCTGGAAGGCATCAAGGCGGGGCACTACCAGCTCATCTGTCTGCCGCTGAAGCTTAAAGGCGGGGACGGAGCGCCCGTGCGGGCGCTCCTGATTGGCGGTTCCGATTCCGCTACCGAGCCGGAGTTCGATCCCCACACCAGCAAATGGCCGCTGGCGTGA
- a CDS encoding RluA family pseudouridine synthase, whose protein sequence is MILTARVDAELAGTRLDDAAKTLFPQYSKGEIRRIIDWGGCYLSQTLVRVASRTVKEGEEIALGIMEAERCIELAYKKEELLYEDKDFLAVYKAAGFNSQRTPYQLKGTVEYAVECYMKSIGLRDPSRVVHRLDRGTSGVMFFPKHKQAATLISNLLKDGKVQKTYWALVAGSPDQQSWKVDAPLGKVSKFKYGVALNGKPARTLFRVVGEGAGVTAVEAKPLTGRTHQIRVHLAHSGFPIIGDETYGGIPAARMMLHCRGMRFTGARGKVIEAFAPIDADFRAAAAEGIWEESAEQ, encoded by the coding sequence ATGATATTGACGGCAAGGGTAGATGCAGAACTAGCAGGGACACGATTGGACGACGCGGCGAAGACGCTTTTTCCGCAGTACTCGAAGGGCGAGATCCGGCGCATCATCGACTGGGGCGGTTGTTACCTCTCGCAGACGCTGGTGCGGGTGGCTTCTCGCACCGTGAAGGAGGGGGAGGAGATCGCCCTCGGGATCATGGAGGCCGAGCGCTGCATCGAGCTCGCCTATAAAAAGGAAGAGCTTCTCTACGAGGACAAGGATTTCCTGGCGGTCTACAAGGCGGCTGGTTTCAACAGCCAGCGCACCCCGTACCAGTTGAAGGGTACGGTGGAGTACGCTGTGGAATGCTACATGAAGAGCATCGGGCTCAGGGATCCGTCGCGCGTGGTGCACCGACTGGATCGCGGCACGAGCGGCGTGATGTTTTTCCCCAAGCACAAGCAGGCCGCGACCCTGATCTCGAACCTGCTCAAAGACGGCAAGGTGCAAAAGACCTATTGGGCGCTGGTGGCGGGTTCGCCGGACCAGCAGAGCTGGAAGGTGGACGCGCCGCTGGGGAAGGTGAGCAAGTTCAAGTACGGAGTAGCCCTGAATGGGAAGCCGGCGAGGACGCTGTTCCGGGTGGTCGGCGAGGGGGCGGGGGTGACCGCGGTAGAGGCGAAGCCTTTGACCGGACGCACGCATCAGATCCGGGTGCACCTGGCCCACTCCGGTTTTCCCATCATCGGGGACGAGACCTACGGCGGCATACCCGCAGCCCGAATGATGCTGCACTGCCGCGGCATGCGCTTTACCGGGGCGAGGGGAAAGGTCATCGAGGCATTCGCCCCCATTGATGCAGACTTCAGGGCGGCTGCAGCGGAAGGGATCTGGGAAGAGAGCGCGGAGCAGTAG
- a CDS encoding NUDIX hydrolase has translation METKNRSVLFNGIVVDIEQMDVLIGEQGWYTYQVVRHPGGAAVLPLHDDGSVTLIRQLRPAIDDFLMEIPAGRLSKGEDPAACAARELIEETGLRAEKFTPLGILHPSPGVFDEVVHLYLATGLTAGEAEPEDYEEISSIRIPLPKALEMAADGSITDGKTIAALLRAQRHIG, from the coding sequence ATGGAGACAAAAAACAGGTCGGTGCTCTTCAACGGCATAGTGGTGGACATCGAGCAGATGGACGTCTTGATAGGGGAGCAGGGATGGTACACCTACCAGGTGGTGCGTCACCCCGGAGGGGCTGCGGTCCTGCCGTTGCACGACGACGGCTCCGTTACGCTGATCAGGCAGCTCCGCCCTGCGATCGACGATTTCCTGATGGAGATTCCAGCCGGCCGGCTCTCCAAGGGGGAGGACCCGGCTGCGTGCGCGGCGCGCGAGTTGATCGAGGAGACGGGGCTGAGGGCCGAGAAGTTCACCCCGCTTGGCATACTGCACCCCTCGCCGGGGGTGTTCGACGAGGTGGTGCACCTTTATCTCGCCACCGGGCTCACCGCCGGAGAGGCGGAGCCGGAGGACTACGAGGAGATCTCCAGCATCAGGATCCCGTTGCCAAAGGCGCTGGAGATGGCCGCCGACGGGAGCATCACTGACGGAAAGACGATAGCTGCGCTCTTACGCGCACAAAGGCATATTGGATGA
- a CDS encoding FKBP-type peptidyl-prolyl cis-trans isomerase: protein MAQAKEGDRVKVHYTGKLDDGSIFDSSECAEDDCGCGPGPIEFTIGQGEVIPGFEAGIKGLSVGESKTIHIPVEEAYGERVQEMVAVVPRGDLPPEMNPEVGQQLEVTQEDGQVFSVLVVEVTNETITIDANHPLAGQPLNFELKLVEIL, encoded by the coding sequence ATGGCACAGGCTAAAGAAGGGGATCGCGTAAAGGTCCATTATACGGGGAAGCTCGATGACGGTTCCATTTTCGATTCTTCGGAATGCGCTGAGGACGATTGCGGCTGCGGGCCTGGCCCGATCGAGTTCACCATTGGACAGGGAGAAGTCATTCCTGGCTTCGAGGCAGGGATAAAAGGTCTTTCGGTCGGTGAAAGCAAGACCATCCATATCCCGGTCGAGGAAGCCTACGGCGAGAGGGTCCAGGAGATGGTTGCGGTAGTACCCCGCGGCGATCTGCCTCCCGAAATGAACCCTGAGGTCGGGCAGCAGCTCGAAGTGACCCAGGAAGACGGCCAGGTGTTCAGCGTACTGGTGGTCGAGGTGACCAACGAAACCATCACCATCGACGCCAACCACCCGCTGGCCGGCCAGCCGCTCAACTTCGAACTGAAGCTGGTAGAGATCCTCTAG
- a CDS encoding ferritin family protein, with translation MAEQGDVCYTFEAAIDMATKMEDEGFRAYLAALRIVKDKAAREIFKEAALDELEHKHQLEKTLIDGEMKGGEGLHQPVPTMNLDYVLAKRELRPESDAREALAYAIHLEKGSIDFYQRMSKGCEGAPMSALFKKMLADESRHLQELEDLYERHFMAEN, from the coding sequence ATGGCTGAACAGGGTGATGTTTGCTACACATTTGAAGCCGCGATAGATATGGCCACCAAAATGGAAGACGAGGGTTTCAGGGCTTACCTGGCCGCTCTTCGCATCGTCAAGGACAAGGCAGCCCGTGAAATCTTCAAGGAAGCGGCGCTGGATGAGCTTGAGCACAAGCATCAGCTGGAAAAGACATTAATCGACGGCGAGATGAAAGGGGGGGAGGGGCTGCACCAGCCGGTGCCGACCATGAACCTCGATTACGTGCTTGCCAAGCGGGAACTCCGCCCCGAGTCCGACGCGCGCGAGGCGCTGGCATACGCCATCCACCTGGAGAAAGGATCGATCGATTTTTACCAGAGGATGTCCAAGGGGTGCGAAGGCGCTCCGATGTCGGCGCTCTTCAAGAAGATGCTGGCTGACGAGTCGCGCCACCTGCAGGAGCTCGAAGACCTGTACGAGCGCCACTTCATGGCGGAAAACTAA
- a CDS encoding complex I NDUFA9 subunit family protein, with protein MRVFLAGGTGFVGGHVRQALLERGHSIRLLVHRKGASEKLAGIEEIEGDATLPESFTDAVKGCDATINLIGIIREFPGRGITFQRLHVEATRNIIAAAKNNGVTRHLQMSALGTRANSEARYFKSKFEAEEAVRASGLDYTIFRPSIIFGPKDDFINQLAGLLRMLPAMPVIGDGEYQLQPISADDVARCFAEALEKPEAIGETFELCGPDRLSYNELLDTIARVMGKGRVLKIKNPLPLMRLVVPLFESFPFFPVTSDQITMLVQGSICDGGWRRTFTFQPTRLEPGIRSYLKP; from the coding sequence ATGAGAGTATTTCTAGCCGGCGGAACCGGTTTTGTAGGCGGTCATGTAAGGCAAGCCCTGCTTGAGCGCGGCCATAGCATTCGGCTTTTGGTACACCGAAAGGGAGCAAGCGAAAAACTCGCCGGCATCGAAGAGATCGAGGGTGACGCAACACTTCCCGAGAGCTTCACCGATGCCGTCAAGGGATGCGACGCCACCATCAACCTGATCGGCATTATTCGCGAATTTCCCGGGCGCGGCATCACCTTCCAGCGGCTTCACGTCGAAGCCACCCGCAACATCATCGCCGCAGCGAAGAATAACGGAGTGACGCGCCACCTCCAGATGTCCGCTCTCGGAACCCGCGCCAACAGCGAAGCGCGCTACTTCAAAAGCAAGTTTGAGGCGGAAGAAGCGGTACGCGCCTCGGGTCTCGACTACACCATCTTCCGCCCCTCCATCATCTTCGGCCCGAAGGATGATTTCATCAACCAATTGGCCGGGCTCCTCAGGATGTTGCCGGCGATGCCGGTCATAGGCGACGGCGAATACCAGTTGCAGCCCATAAGCGCGGACGACGTGGCGCGCTGCTTCGCCGAGGCCCTGGAGAAACCGGAGGCCATTGGCGAGACCTTTGAGCTATGCGGTCCCGACCGGTTAAGTTACAACGAACTGCTCGACACCATCGCACGGGTCATGGGAAAGGGGCGGGTGCTGAAGATCAAAAACCCGCTGCCGCTGATGCGCCTGGTGGTGCCGCTTTTCGAAAGTTTCCCCTTCTTCCCCGTCACCTCCGACCAGATCACCATGCTGGTGCAGGGAAGCATCTGCGACGGCGGCTGGCGCAGGACCTTCACCTTCCAGCCCACCCGACTAGAACCCGGCATCCGCAGTTACCTCAAGCCCTAG
- the nikR gene encoding nickel-responsive transcriptional regulator NikR, which translates to MGETVRFGISMDDQLLESFDRLIEQKGYANRSEAIRDLIRAAQVELDWEEGEKEGVGTVTLVYNHHVRDLSDKLTEHQHAHHDQIISALHVHLDAHNCLEVLVVRGKARDVRRIADELIGVKGVKHGKLVMTTTGEGLH; encoded by the coding sequence ATGGGTGAGACAGTAAGGTTTGGTATATCAATGGACGACCAATTGCTTGAGAGTTTCGACAGGCTCATTGAGCAGAAAGGTTACGCCAATCGCTCCGAGGCGATCCGCGACCTGATCCGGGCGGCCCAGGTAGAGCTCGACTGGGAAGAAGGGGAAAAAGAAGGCGTCGGCACCGTCACCCTCGTCTACAACCACCACGTCCGCGATCTTTCCGACAAGCTCACCGAGCACCAGCACGCGCATCACGACCAGATCATCTCCGCACTGCACGTCCATCTCGACGCCCACAACTGCCTCGAAGTGCTCGTGGTGCGTGGCAAGGCCCGCGACGTGCGCAGGATTGCCGACGAACTGATCGGGGTCAAGGGAGTGAAGCACGGCAAACTGGTCATGACCACCACCGGCGAAGGCCTGCACTGA
- the tadA gene encoding tRNA adenosine(34) deaminase TadA, with product MQRDDHYWMGKAIAQARRAEAIGEVPIGAVIVKDGVIIARGHNLRESNQDPAAHAEMIAIRKAAKKLASWRLTGATLYVTLEPCTMCMGAVILSRLDRVVFGSYDPKGGAAGSLYDLSDDKRLNHSVVLTPGVRGEETSSMLSGFFAELRAKKKSVNKSSPTSENS from the coding sequence ATGCAAAGAGACGATCACTACTGGATGGGCAAGGCAATAGCGCAGGCAAGAAGGGCCGAAGCGATAGGCGAAGTACCGATAGGCGCCGTCATAGTCAAGGATGGGGTCATCATCGCACGGGGGCACAACCTCAGGGAGAGCAACCAGGACCCCGCGGCGCATGCCGAGATGATCGCCATCCGCAAGGCGGCGAAGAAGCTGGCCAGTTGGCGCCTGACCGGCGCGACCCTGTACGTGACCCTTGAGCCCTGCACCATGTGCATGGGAGCCGTCATCCTCTCCCGCCTGGACCGCGTCGTTTTCGGGAGTTACGATCCAAAGGGAGGAGCCGCCGGATCTCTCTACGACCTTTCCGACGACAAGAGGCTGAACCACAGCGTCGTACTCACCCCCGGGGTCAGGGGCGAAGAAACATCCTCCATGCTGTCCGGGTTTTTCGCCGAACTGAGGGCGAAGAAAAAGAGCGTGAATAAATCCTCACCCACTTCCGAAAATAGTTAA
- a CDS encoding TIGR04255 family protein, whose amino-acid sequence MKLPREISPCPIVQSIIELRLAPSPNVPADAIFGLAYSRLRREFPSVANLPIANIPEQLRQSDPNLAYQPLHKFSKDNLSISIGPRVIVFACSPPYVGWEAFHREIRKAMEALLDIEGYVIKIERLGLRVVNIFDGPIAESIIFNVTSSPLPLAESQFHSTFVYQEGEFKNTLQIGNNVDIVNEGKAAKASILDIDTFKEDATGDILQNLWDLIDRAHSIEKRTFFSLLRPEKLERLNPVY is encoded by the coding sequence ATGAAACTGCCTAGGGAGATTTCCCCTTGCCCAATTGTCCAATCTATTATAGAGCTCCGGCTTGCGCCTTCTCCGAATGTACCTGCTGATGCTATTTTTGGCCTTGCCTACAGCCGTTTACGTCGAGAATTCCCTTCTGTTGCAAACTTGCCGATCGCTAATATCCCAGAACAGCTACGGCAAAGCGATCCCAATCTGGCTTATCAGCCGTTGCACAAGTTCAGCAAAGACAACCTTTCTATATCAATTGGCCCAAGGGTGATTGTATTTGCTTGCAGTCCCCCATACGTTGGCTGGGAAGCATTTCACAGAGAGATACGTAAAGCCATGGAAGCTTTACTAGACATCGAAGGGTATGTCATAAAAATTGAACGTCTGGGTCTGAGAGTAGTCAACATCTTTGACGGCCCAATTGCCGAAAGCATCATCTTCAATGTCACATCCAGTCCTTTACCGCTTGCAGAATCACAGTTCCATAGCACATTTGTCTATCAAGAAGGAGAATTTAAAAACACCCTTCAGATCGGGAACAACGTAGACATCGTCAATGAAGGGAAAGCGGCAAAAGCCTCAATTCTTGACATTGACACGTTTAAAGAAGATGCTACTGGCGATATTCTTCAGAATTTATGGGATTTAATAGACAGGGCACACAGTATAGAGAAGCGTACCTTCTTCTCGCTTTTACGCCCGGAAAAACTAGAACGCTTGAATCCAGTCTATTAA
- the hsdR gene encoding EcoAI/FtnUII family type I restriction enzme subunit R has translation MNEAETRAEHIDPTLKAAGWGVVDGTRIRREYPITLGRIEGNGKRGRALTADYVLEYRNTKLAVVEAKAWDKPLTEGVGQAKDYAGKLAIRFTYATNGQGIYGIDMDTGAELELAQYPSPQELWARTFATQNAWRDRFAAVPFEDRGGYFQGRYYQDIAIERVLTAIADGRDRILLTLATGTGKTFIAFQLAWKLFHSRWNLTDWKKEGEPSRRPRILFLADRNILANQAYNAFSAFPEDALVRISPDEISKKGKVPKNGSLFFTIFQTFMCGPPKDGHPSPYFGEYPPDFFDIIIIDECHRGGANDESAWRDILEYFAPAVQLGLTATPKRKDNIDTYAYFGDPVYIYSLKEGINDGFLTPFRVKQISTTLDEYVYTPDDSVMEGEVEYGKVYKESDFNRVIEIKAREKKRVEIFMSLIDQREKALVFCATQDHALAVRDLINQMKTSTNPNYCQRVTANDGALGEQHLRDFQDNEKTIPTILTTSQKLSTGVDARNIRNIVLMRPINSMIEFKQIIGRGTRLYDGKDYFTIYDFVKAHHHFSDPEWDGEPSEPEPCKSCGQRPCICEKPQPQPCAVCGETPCTCEKPLPEPCPKCFQRPCVCKKKAKVKLADGKERSIQHMMVTSFWHPDGTPMSAQQFMEALFGRLPEFFKNEAELRTLWSRPDTRKKLLERLAEKGFGKDQLAEMQKIIDAEKSDLFDVLAHVAYALAPLSREERATKARVVITQHFNTKQQVFLDFVLAHYVIVGVEELDQSKLTPLLKLKYHDSIADAVADLGKPDDIGKAFAGFQQYLYQQQVSV, from the coding sequence ATGAACGAAGCCGAAACCCGAGCCGAACACATCGATCCCACACTAAAAGCGGCGGGTTGGGGAGTAGTTGATGGAACCCGCATCCGCCGCGAGTATCCGATTACCCTGGGGCGTATCGAGGGCAACGGCAAACGGGGTAGAGCGTTAACTGCCGACTATGTGTTGGAGTATCGCAACACGAAGCTGGCGGTAGTGGAGGCCAAGGCGTGGGACAAACCCCTGACGGAGGGGGTCGGACAAGCAAAGGACTACGCGGGTAAGCTGGCTATACGTTTTACCTACGCCACCAACGGGCAGGGCATCTACGGTATCGACATGGACACCGGGGCCGAGTTAGAGCTGGCGCAGTATCCGTCTCCGCAGGAATTATGGGCCCGCACCTTTGCCACTCAGAACGCCTGGCGTGACCGCTTCGCTGCCGTGCCTTTCGAGGACCGTGGCGGCTACTTTCAAGGTCGCTACTACCAAGACATCGCCATTGAACGGGTGCTGACGGCGATAGCTGACGGGCGTGACCGGATACTCCTCACATTGGCGACCGGCACCGGCAAGACCTTCATCGCTTTCCAACTTGCCTGGAAGCTCTTTCATAGTCGCTGGAACCTCACCGACTGGAAAAAAGAGGGTGAACCCTCACGCCGTCCGCGCATCCTCTTCCTGGCCGACCGCAACATTCTCGCCAACCAGGCGTACAATGCTTTTTCTGCCTTTCCCGAAGACGCCCTTGTGCGCATCTCTCCTGATGAGATTAGCAAGAAAGGGAAGGTGCCTAAGAACGGCAGCCTCTTTTTCACCATTTTCCAGACCTTCATGTGCGGGCCACCGAAGGACGGCCACCCTTCCCCTTATTTCGGTGAATACCCACCCGATTTCTTCGACATCATAATCATAGACGAATGCCACCGCGGCGGCGCCAACGACGAGAGCGCTTGGCGCGACATCCTGGAATACTTCGCCCCGGCCGTGCAACTGGGCCTGACCGCCACTCCCAAGCGCAAAGACAACATAGACACCTACGCCTATTTCGGCGATCCGGTCTACATCTACTCGCTTAAAGAGGGGATCAATGACGGCTTCCTCACCCCTTTCCGGGTGAAGCAGATATCGACGACGCTGGACGAATACGTCTACACCCCGGATGACAGCGTGATGGAAGGCGAGGTCGAGTACGGCAAGGTCTACAAGGAATCGGATTTCAACAGGGTCATCGAGATAAAGGCGCGTGAAAAGAAGCGGGTGGAAATCTTCATGTCTCTTATCGACCAGCGGGAGAAGGCGTTGGTATTCTGTGCAACCCAGGATCATGCTCTTGCGGTGCGGGACCTCATCAACCAGATGAAGACCTCCACCAACCCCAACTACTGCCAAAGGGTGACAGCCAACGACGGCGCCCTGGGTGAACAACACCTACGTGACTTCCAGGACAACGAAAAGACCATTCCCACCATCCTGACCACCTCCCAAAAACTCTCAACCGGCGTGGATGCCCGCAACATCCGTAACATAGTGCTGATGCGCCCGATCAACTCCATGATCGAATTCAAGCAGATCATCGGACGCGGAACCAGGCTTTATGATGGCAAGGACTACTTCACCATCTACGACTTTGTCAAAGCCCACCACCATTTCAGCGACCCGGAGTGGGACGGCGAACCGTCAGAGCCAGAACCGTGCAAGAGTTGCGGCCAGCGGCCATGCATCTGCGAAAAGCCCCAGCCTCAACCTTGTGCCGTGTGCGGAGAAACACCATGTACCTGTGAAAAACCGCTGCCCGAGCCGTGCCCGAAATGCTTCCAGCGCCCGTGCGTTTGCAAGAAGAAGGCGAAGGTAAAGCTTGCTGACGGCAAGGAGAGATCCATTCAGCACATGATGGTGACTAGCTTCTGGCATCCCGACGGCACCCCCATGTCGGCGCAGCAGTTCATGGAGGCGCTCTTCGGCAGGTTGCCGGAGTTCTTCAAAAACGAGGCGGAACTCCGCACATTGTGGAGCCGGCCAGACACCCGCAAAAAGCTGCTTGAGAGGTTGGCAGAGAAGGGATTCGGAAAAGACCAGCTGGCCGAAATGCAGAAGATCATCGATGCGGAGAAGAGCGACCTGTTCGACGTGCTGGCCCATGTGGCGTATGCGCTTGCTCCGCTCTCCCGCGAGGAACGGGCGACAAAAGCCAGAGTCGTCATCACCCAGCATTTCAACACCAAACAGCAGGTTTTCCTAGATTTCGTGCTCGCACATTACGTGATAGTCGGCGTAGAAGAGCTAGACCAATCGAAGCTGACCCCGCTGCTCAAGCTGAAGTACCACGACTCCATCGCCGATGCCGTCGCCGATCTCGGAAAGCCCGACGACATCGGGAAAGCATTCGCCGGCTTTCAGCAGTACTTGTACCAGCAACAGGTATCTGTTTGA